From the Amblyraja radiata isolate CabotCenter1 chromosome 14, sAmbRad1.1.pri, whole genome shotgun sequence genome, one window contains:
- the wdfy2 gene encoding WD repeat and FYVE domain-containing protein 2 isoform X3, with product MTTSCSCMSFNPETRRLSVGLDNGTVSEFILSEDYNKMTSAKDYLAHQNRVTMVLFILEMEWVLSTGQDKSFTWHCSESGRRLGSHRTSASASCLQFDIETRHVFVGDYSGQVTILKLEQDNCSVVTTFKGHSGSITALCWDPVQRTLFSGSSDHSIIMWDIGGRKGTAIELQGHNDKVQSLCYAVHTRQLISCGADGGIVVWNMDVKRQETPDWLDSDSCQKCDQPFFWNFKQMWDSKKIGLRQHHCRKCGNALCGKCSSKRSSIPLMGFEFEVRVCDSCYDSITDEECLVNTYQNCRAPTATFHDSKHHVVHMAFDVTRGWLLTSGNDRVIKLWDMTPVVS from the exons ATGACGA CCTCATGTTCGTGCATGTCCTTTAATCCGGAAACAAGAAGGCTCTCTGTAGGATTGGACAACGGTACTGTCTCC gaatttattttgtcggaGGATTACAACAAAATGACTTCTGCAAAGGACTACCTGG CTCATCAGAACCGAGTGACAATGGTCCTATTTATCTTGGAAATGGAATGGGTGCTGAGCACAGGACAGGACAAGAGTTTCACATGGCATTGTTCAGAGAGTGGCCGAAGGTTAGGTAGCCACCGAACCTCTGCTTCAGCCTCCTGTCTGCA ATTTGACATTGAAACACGACATGTTTTTGTGGGTGATTATTCTGGGCAGGTGACAATATTGAAGCTCGAACAAGACAATTGTTCTGTTGTTACAACGTTTAAAGGACACAGTG GTAGCATCACCGCACTTTGTTGGGACCCAGTTCAACGGACACTATTCTCAGGCAGTTCTGATCATTCCATTATTATGTGGGATATAGGAGGAAGAAAGGGAACAGCTATTGAATTACAAGGCCACAA TGACAAAGTTCAGTCCCTTTGTTACGCTGTTCATACTCGGCAGCTAATCTCTTGTGGTGCAGATGGTGGGATTGTTGTGTGGAACATGGATGTAAAGAGGCAAGAG ACTCCTGATTGGCTGGATAGTGATTCCTGCCAGAAATGTGACCAGCCTTTCTTCTGGAATTTCAAACAAATGTGGGACAGTAAGAAAATTGGTTTGAGACAG CACCACTGCAGGAAGTGTGGCAATGCTCTATGTGGGAAATGTAGCTCCAAGCGGTCCTCTATCCCATTGATGGGATTTGAGTTTGAAGTTAGGGTCTGTGACAGCTGCTATGATTCAATAACAGATGAGGA ATGCCTTGTCAACACTTATCAAAATTG TCGGGCACCCACGGCAACTTTCCACGATAGCAAGCATCACGTGGTCCACATGGCATTTGATGTAACGAGAGGCTGGCTGCTGACATCGGGGAATGACCGGGTAATCAAG CTTTGGGATATGACTCCTGTGGTGTCGTGA